The Pseudophryne corroboree isolate aPseCor3 chromosome 2, aPseCor3.hap2, whole genome shotgun sequence genome has a segment encoding these proteins:
- the LOC135020105 gene encoding paraneoplastic antigen Ma3 homolog encodes MEEVTPADVYRWCREKGVEPLCSFGLGGPLSIVSDDLVLKALGNLYGVSQPCVVARWKGLAGDTYAILVSNRNSLDQTLLPSMVVIEGLPGWKIQLVWPEGRDSGEEEAASEEDHGDTHPSPGDGLHLTSGEAECPGNKNEIIGTGVDVVVDKMVSQLERWHYEGGYRRLRIFSGIMPVPAGEEGYDTMREAAVQHSEEWQCPEHIKKQRIVESLRGPAMGVVQATRRSKLNATLKDYIETLDFSFGTLEDVGDLMARLTRTYQEPGETLTHFIYRVDRLLYKIVDKGGIDKGAVDASRMKQVLKGALTTNPVAQRLRCTRATGTPPTLTDLVKEVKLEEVQIEARERNVKKVKVVMPTVTPPPMDDRFLKLIEEQNKKIDQLIALQTQAEPLPYWNLGTGRGISRGRGGRNPIICYSCGQPGHRSFECPGNGSQRGEYSGPVRRRTAPLENPIGSSVTPAQAPQS; translated from the coding sequence ATGGAAGAAGTAACCCCGGCTGACGTGTACCGTTGGTGTAGGGAGAAAGGAGTGGAACCCTTGTGTAGTTTCGGATTGGGAGGACCACTGTCTATAGTCAGTGACGACCTCGTACTAAAAGCACTGGGAAACCTGTATGGAGTTAGCCAACCTTGTGTGGTTGCACGGTGGAAAGGACTAGCTGGCGACACGTATGCCATACTGGTTAGTAATAGGAACTCATTGGACCAGACCCTCCTACCAAGTATGGTCGTTATTGAGGGGCTTCCCGGGTGGAAGATACAGTTGGTGTGGCCCGAAGGGAGAGATAGTGGGGAGGAAGAGGCTGCGTCCGAAGAGGATCACGGAGACACCCACCCATCCCCAGGGGACGGCTTACACTTGACCAGCGGGGAAGCCGAATGCCCTGGGAATAAGAATGAAATTATCGGGACAGGAGTCGACGTCGTAGTAGATAAGATGGTTAGTCAACTGGAAAGATGGCATTATGAAGGCGGCTATCGACGGTTAAGAATATTCTCCGGAATCATGCCTGtacctgcaggagaggagggttatgaCACCATGAGGGAGGCAGCAGTCCAGCATTCGGAGGAGTGGCAGTGCCCCGAGCATATCAAAAAACAACGTATAGTGGAAAGCCTAAGGGGGCCCGCCATGGGAGTAGTACAGGCCACCCGGAGGAGCAAGTTGAATGCTACTCTCAAAGATTACATTGAGACTCTCGATTTCTCCTTTGGAACTTTAGAGGACGTGGGTGATTTAATGGCTAGATTGACCCGTACATATCAAGAGCCTGGAGAGACACTGACCCACTTTATATACCGGGTGGATAGATTACTATACAAGATTGTAGACAAAGGGGGTATAGATAAGGGTGCAGTTGATGCAAGCAGGATGAAACAGGTGCTAAAAGGGGCATTGACAACTAACCCTGTGGCTCAGAGACTTAGATGTACCCGGGCGACTGGGACGCCGCCTACTTTGACGGATCTGGTAAAAGAAGTTAAGCTGGAGGAGGTTCAGATTGAAGCTCGGGAGAGAAATGTAAAAAAAGTCAAAGTTGTGATGCCAACAGTCACTCCTCCACCAATGGATGACCGATTCTTGAAGTTAATTGAAGAACAGAACAAAAAAATTGATCAGTTGATAGCCCTGCAAACCCAGGCTGAGCCCCTACCTTATTGGAACCTAGGAACCGGGCGAGGGATAAGTCGAGGCAGGGGTGGTCGGAATCCTATAATATGCTACAGCTGTGGTCAGCCAGGACACAGATCATTTGAATGCCCAGGTAATGGGTCCCAGAGAGGGGAATACAGTGGACCAGTGAGGAGAAGAACAGCACCATTGGAAAACCCCATTGGGAGCTCTGTGACCCCCGCACAGGCTCCCCAATCATAA